Proteins encoded in a region of the Drosophila busckii strain San Diego stock center, stock number 13000-0081.31 chromosome 2L, ASM1175060v1, whole genome shotgun sequence genome:
- the LOC108601043 gene encoding E3 ubiquitin-protein ligase NRDP1, with protein sequence MGYDLGLIVGHVDEELLCPICADVLEEPMQSSSCEHAFCRFCIEKWIQEKQICPVDRSDLLAIHLVPVSRLMRNMLGRLKIRCSFADNGCAALLPLSEFREHVANCQNNPKVVVTCTKGCGMKVPKDELARHNCIFELREQLREQINEISELRDMQAHQERRLSEHRRELELVQYYIAALRSTNSVIRNVGDQLDRYALMRWGRSLPLASVRTWGSLISTPDTSMHMMVREGLRASGCPMHLINVLMDCCYEDSWPEGLSTLEMRRMNLHRLAQYVTRLLPVLITGKPCVVVLCGDNSHMAENLRPVLGIVMIFIDGVDETHTEQAPLPDSDYL encoded by the coding sequence ATGGGCTACGATTTGGGATTGATTGTCGGGCATGTCGACGAGGAGCTGCTGTGCCCCATTTGCGCCGATGTGCTGGAGGAGCCAATGCAATCCTCGAGCTGCGAGCACGCCTTCTGTCGCTTTTGCATTGAGAAATGGATACAGGAGAAACAGATTTGCCCGGTGGATCGCTCCGATTTGCTGGCCATACATCTGGTGCCGGTCTCCAGGCTCATGCGCAACATGCTGGGGCGCCTGAAGATTCGCTGCAGCTTTGCCGACAACGGctgcgcagcgctgctgccgctgtccgAATTCCGTGAGCATGTGGCCAATTGCCAGAACAATCCCAAGGTGGTCGTGACCTGCACCAAGGGCTGCGGCATGAAAGTGCCCAAGGACGAGCTGGCCCGGCACAATTGCATCTTTGAGCTGCGCGAGCAGCTGCGCGAACAGATCAACGAAATATCCGAGCTACGCGACATGCAGGCCCATCAGGAGCGTCGCCTGAGCGAGCATCGTCGCGAGCTGGAGCTGGTCCAGTACTATATAGCGGCGCTGCGCTCCACCAATTCGGTCATACGCAATGTGGGCGATCAGCTGGATCGCTATGCGCTGATGCGCTGGGGCCGCAGCCTGCCGCTCGCCTCGGTGCGCACCTGGGGCAGCCTCATCTCGACGCCGGACACCTCGATGCACATGATGGTGCGCGAGGGGCTGCGCGCCAGCGGCTGCCCCATGCATCTGATCAATGTGCTCATGGACTGTTGCTATGAGGACAGCTGGCCCGAGGGTCTGTCCACGCTGGAGATGCGGCGCATGAATCTGCATCGCCTGGCGCAGTATGTCACCCGTCTGCTGCCCGTTCTCATCACAGGCAAACCCTGTGTGGTCGTCCTGTGTGGCGATAATTCGCACATGGCTGAAAATTTACGCCCAGTCCTGGGCATTGTTATGATCTTCATCGATGGCGTCGACGAGACGCACACGGAGCAGGCGCCGCTGCCAGACAGCGACTATCTGTAA